The Halocalculus aciditolerans nucleotide sequence TGGTTCGTGCTGTACGACGGCGGCGGAGAGCGCCCGCAGAAGTCGGCGCTCCTCGCAGAAGAGGGGGTTCTCGGACAGTTCTACGGGGTGTTGACCTACGACCCGGGACTCGTCGACGACGCGTTCGCCGCGCTCGACCTCCCTCACGGATAAACTCTCCTGCGGTTCCGTCTCGTTTCCGGCCGATTTAAGAACCGTCGGACTGAACGTTCATTCAGCAACGGACATCCGTACATGCGCAAGAAACTCATCACACTCGTCCTCGTCGCCTGCCTCCTCGTCTCCTCGGGGGCGGCAACCGGCCTCGTCCGCGGGCAACCAGACCTCAACGCGACCCTCCCGAACAGTCAGGTCGCTCCGGGCGAAGACGCACAACTCACCGTCCAGCTTTCGAACGGGGCTTCCCTCGACTACGTCGACGCCAGGAGCGCAGAAGCCACCAGCACTGTCACCACCGCGAAGGCCGTGCGCGCCTCCCTGAAGAGCGACGACGCGCCCATCGAGGTGAACTCGGGAACCGTCTCCGTCGGGAGCGTCCCCGACGGCGGGCTCAAAACCGCGCAGTTCGACATCAGCGTGAAACCGGGAGCGGAGCCCGGGACGTACAAACTCCCCGTCAAGCTCCACTACGACTACACCTACCAGTACGACGCCTCCGAGAACATCATCTCCGAGCTCAGCCGCACGGAGACCGCGTACGTCAAGGTCGAAGTGAAGGACGCGCCCCGCTTCGAAGTCGTCGATTCGAAGACGAACGTGAGCGTCGGTGACACCGGCGACGTCTCGCTCACTCTCCGGAACGTCGGGTCGGCGGCCGCGAACGCCTCCCACGTCGCCGTGCAGTCGACGTCCTCCGCGTTCGCCGTCGGCACCAGCGGCTCCGTCTCTCAGTTCACGGGCGACTGGCAGCCCGGCGAGAACCGGACGGTCGTCGTGAGCGCGTCCGCCGCGGGCACCGCGAACCCCGCGCCGTACACGTTCCGGTCCGCGGTCACCTACGAGAACGAAGACGGCCAGACGCGCGAAGCCGACCCCGCCATCGTCGGCGTCGCGCCGCAGCCCGAGCAGACGTTCGACGTCTCGAACGTGCAGAGCGAACTCCGCGTCGGTGAGGACGGAAACGTCACCGCGAGGGTGACGAACGCGGGGCCGCGCGCGGCCGACCACGTCGTCGTCCACGTCGCCGCGAGCGCCGACGGCGTCGTGCCGAAGAGCAGCGAGTACGCCGTCGGCTCTCTCGACGCCGGCGCGGCCACCACCGTCGACTTTCCCATTCAGGTGAGCAGCGCCGCCGAATCCGGCCCGCACCAACTCGACTTCAGCGTCACCTACCAGAACCCGGAGGGCGACACGCGAGAGAGCGACTCCCTCCCCGCCGAAGTCCCCATCAGCGGTGAACGCGACGCCTTCCTCGTCCAGCCGCAGGACGTCAACGTCACCGCGGGCGGCTCCGCGGAAATAACCCTCGAGGTGACGAACAACATGGACGAGCCCGTGTCGAACGTGAACGCGAAGATCTTCACCAACAGTCCCCTGTCCGCGAACGACGACACGGCGTTCACCACGGCGCTCGACCCCGACGAGTCGACGACGATGACGTTCGACGTCGGCGCGTCCGGGAGCGCCATCGAGAAGAACTACCCGCTCCGGATGGACTTCCAGTACGAGAACGCACAGGGCGAACAGACGCTCTCTGACACCTACCAGGTGCCGGTGCAGGTCACCGTCCCCGAGGGCGGCGGGCTGCCGGTCGTCCCCATCGTCGCGGTCATCCTCCTGCTCGTCGCGGCCGTGGGCGGCTACTACTACTGGAACCGGGACTAGAACGCTCGATGGCTAGCTATCAGGACGTCATCGACCGGATCGACTACCTCGTCGCCGAGCGGCCGAAGGCCGTCATCGTCGCGTTCCTCCTCGTGACGCTCGTGATGGGGGCCGGCCTCGGCTCCATCAGCACGCAGTCCGGGACGAGCCAGTTCACGGAGGGGTCCGACGCGATGGAGGCCTACGACGCCGTGCAGGACGAGTTCTCGCCCGCGTTCAGTTCGAGCGGCGGCTCCACGCAGCTCATCCAGCGCGGACAGAACGTCCTCGCGAAACCCGCGCTCGTCCGGATGTTGAAGGCCGAACACCGGATGAAGGAGCGCGAAGAACTCCGGGTAGACACGACGTCCAGCCCCGCGGACGTCATCGCGGTGACGCTCGACCCGAGCGCGGATTCGCTCTCGGAGAAGATCGACGCCGTCGAGGACGCGACGCCGAGCGAAATCGACGCCGCGGTCCGTGAGAACGCGGACAACCCGGCGTTCACGTCGTCGGTGTCCGACGACTTCAACGCGCCGTCGGCGTCCGCGACCGCGGCCGTCGGCGTCGTCACGCACGAACTCCCCGGCGGGACCTCGTCTTCCGTCGGGTCGTCCGGGTCGAGTCCGCTGATGGACATCCAGCTCGAAGCGCAACACGTCGTCGACTCCGTCGGCGGCGACATCACCGTCTTCGGGGCCGGCATCCTCTCGCAGGACTTCAGTAACGTCATCGCCGACTCCCTGCTCATCGTCGTGCCGGCCGCGGCGCTCCTCATCGTCGCGTTCCTCGTCTACAGCTACCGCGACCCGTTCGACCTCCTGCTCGGCATCGTCTCCCTCGTGATGGCGGTCATCTGGACGTTCGGGTTCATGGGGCTCGCCGGCATCGCGTTCAGCCAGATGCTCATCGCGGTGCCGCCGCTGTTGCTCGCGGTCGGCATCGACTTCGGTATCCACGCGGTGAACCGCTACCGCGAGGAGCGCGTCGACGGCCACGGCGTCGTCGAGTCGATGGAGACGACGACCGACCAGCTCCTCGTCGCGTTCTTCATCGTCACCGGCACGACCGTGCTCGGCTTCCTCTCGAACCTCACGAGCTCGCTCGGCCCCATCAAGGACTTCGGGCTCGTCGCCGCCATCGGCATCACCTTCACCCTCCTCGTCTTCGGCATCTTCCTCCCCGCGGGGAAGGTCTTCATCGACACCTTCCGGGAGGAGCGCGACATCCCCGCGTTCGGCTTACGCCCCATCGGCGGAGAAGGGTCGCTCCTCGGGCGCGTCCTCCCCGCCGGCGTCGTCGTCGCGAAGAAGGCCCCCTACGTCTTCCTCATCTGCATCGTCCTGTTCACGGCGGGCGCTGGCTACTACGGCACGGGGGTGAACACCTCGTTCAATCAGGACGACTTCCTGCCGCCGGAGGACACGCCGGCCTACCTCGACTCGCTCCCCGAGCCGTTCGCGCCGAGTGAGTACACGGCGACCGCGCAGACGAACTTCCTCACCGACCACTTCAGCCGGGTCGGCGGGAGTTCCGTCACCGTCTACGTCACCGGGCCGATGCGGCAAGACGACTCCTTGGAGCAGATACGACACGCGAGCGCGAGCCCGCCGAGTTCGGTCGCGGCGGCGAACCGGACGGCGGACGCGAGCAGCATCATCGGCGTCATCCAGTCGTACGCCGACGCCTCGCCGTCGTTCGCCCGGCTCGTCGAACGGAACGACGTGAACGACAACGGCGTCCCCGACGACAACCTCGAAGTCATCTACGACGAGCTCATGGAGAGCCCGTACAGCGGGCAGGCGAGCCAGTATCTCGCGGAGGACTACCGCTCGATGAAGGTCGACTACACCATCGAGGCGTCCGCGAGTCAGGACGAAGCCGCCGCGGCCGCCGAGTCGCTCGCCGACCGCTACCACTCGAACTCCATCGGCACCGGCCAGCCCGTCATCTTCCAGGCGCTCACGTCCGTCATCCTCAACTCCGCGCTCCGGAGTCTCGTGACCGCGATACTCGCCGCGCTCGTCTTCCTCGTCATCTGCTTCTGGGGCTTCGAGCGCCGGCCGTCGCTCGGTCTCGTGAACATGGTTCCCATCCTCGTCACCATCGCGTGGCTCGCGGGCGCGATGCGCTTCCTGAACATCCCGTTCAACGCGATGACGGCGACCATCCTCTCGATCAGCATCGGGCTCGGCGTCGACTACTCCAGCCACATCGTCCACCGGTTCGCGGACGAGTACGACGGCGACGTCGTCCCGGCCGTCGAGACGTCCATCCGCGGGACGGGCGGCGCGCTCGCCGGCAGCATGTTCACGACCGTGTCCGGCATCGGCGTGCTCGCCATCGCCATCACGCCCATCCTCGGCCAGTTCGGGACGGTGACCGCGCTCTCCATCTTCTTCTCGTTCCTCGCCGCGGTCATCGTCACGCCCTCGGTGTTCGTGGTCTGGCACGACCTCCAGGCGCGGTTCGGCACCGCGCCCGACGCCGTCTAGGGCGTCTTACTGAACTGGGTTTCCGCGAACCGTTATACCCTCGCCCGCCGACGACTCGGGTATGTCGACGGAGTACGTGCACGTCGCAGACCTCGACGACCTCCGTGCGGAGGGACGACGGCTCGTGAACGAGAACGGGCAGGCCATCGCGCTCTTCTACGAGGACGGCGCGGTCCGCGCAATCGACAACCGCTGTCCGCACATGGGGTTCCCGCTCACGCAGGGGACGGTAGACGACGGCGTGCTCACCTGTCACTGGCACCACGCGCGCTTCGAACTCGCCTGCGGGGACACGTTCGACCCGTGGGCGGACGACGTCCCGACCTACCCGGTGGAGGTACGAGGGAACGAGGTCTGGGTGAAGCCCGTCCGGGAGCGCGACGACCCGCCCGCGGTTCACTGGGCGCGCCGACTCGAC carries:
- a CDS encoding COG1361 S-layer family protein, whose translation is MRKKLITLVLVACLLVSSGAATGLVRGQPDLNATLPNSQVAPGEDAQLTVQLSNGASLDYVDARSAEATSTVTTAKAVRASLKSDDAPIEVNSGTVSVGSVPDGGLKTAQFDISVKPGAEPGTYKLPVKLHYDYTYQYDASENIISELSRTETAYVKVEVKDAPRFEVVDSKTNVSVGDTGDVSLTLRNVGSAAANASHVAVQSTSSAFAVGTSGSVSQFTGDWQPGENRTVVVSASAAGTANPAPYTFRSAVTYENEDGQTREADPAIVGVAPQPEQTFDVSNVQSELRVGEDGNVTARVTNAGPRAADHVVVHVAASADGVVPKSSEYAVGSLDAGAATTVDFPIQVSSAAESGPHQLDFSVTYQNPEGDTRESDSLPAEVPISGERDAFLVQPQDVNVTAGGSAEITLEVTNNMDEPVSNVNAKIFTNSPLSANDDTAFTTALDPDESTTMTFDVGASGSAIEKNYPLRMDFQYENAQGEQTLSDTYQVPVQVTVPEGGGLPVVPIVAVILLLVAAVGGYYYWNRD
- a CDS encoding efflux RND transporter permease subunit; translated protein: MASYQDVIDRIDYLVAERPKAVIVAFLLVTLVMGAGLGSISTQSGTSQFTEGSDAMEAYDAVQDEFSPAFSSSGGSTQLIQRGQNVLAKPALVRMLKAEHRMKEREELRVDTTSSPADVIAVTLDPSADSLSEKIDAVEDATPSEIDAAVRENADNPAFTSSVSDDFNAPSASATAAVGVVTHELPGGTSSSVGSSGSSPLMDIQLEAQHVVDSVGGDITVFGAGILSQDFSNVIADSLLIVVPAAALLIVAFLVYSYRDPFDLLLGIVSLVMAVIWTFGFMGLAGIAFSQMLIAVPPLLLAVGIDFGIHAVNRYREERVDGHGVVESMETTTDQLLVAFFIVTGTTVLGFLSNLTSSLGPIKDFGLVAAIGITFTLLVFGIFLPAGKVFIDTFREERDIPAFGLRPIGGEGSLLGRVLPAGVVVAKKAPYVFLICIVLFTAGAGYYGTGVNTSFNQDDFLPPEDTPAYLDSLPEPFAPSEYTATAQTNFLTDHFSRVGGSSVTVYVTGPMRQDDSLEQIRHASASPPSSVAAANRTADASSIIGVIQSYADASPSFARLVERNDVNDNGVPDDNLEVIYDELMESPYSGQASQYLAEDYRSMKVDYTIEASASQDEAAAAAESLADRYHSNSIGTGQPVIFQALTSVILNSALRSLVTAILAALVFLVICFWGFERRPSLGLVNMVPILVTIAWLAGAMRFLNIPFNAMTATILSISIGLGVDYSSHIVHRFADEYDGDVVPAVETSIRGTGGALAGSMFTTVSGIGVLAIAITPILGQFGTVTALSIFFSFLAAVIVTPSVFVVWHDLQARFGTAPDAV